In Vicugna pacos chromosome 1, VicPac4, whole genome shotgun sequence, a single window of DNA contains:
- the EIF4G1 gene encoding eukaryotic translation initiation factor 4 gamma 1 isoform X5, giving the protein MNKAPQPTGPPPAPSPGLPQHFYPSRAQPPSSAASRVQSAAPARPGPAAHVYPAGSQVMMIPSQISYPASQGAYYIPGQGRSTYVVPTQQYPVQPGAPSFYPGASPTEFGTYAGAYYPAQGVQQFPTGVAPAPVLMSQPPQIAPKRERKTIRIRDPNQGGKDITEEIMSGARTASTPTPPQTGGGLEPQANGETPQVAVIVRPDDRSQGAIIGDRPGLPGPEHSPSESQPSSPSPTPSPPPILEPGSEPNVAVLGSIPGDTMTTGMIQMSVEESTTPMPCEPGEPYCLSPEPAPLAEPILEVEVTLSKQVSESEFPSSPLQVATPLASHKVEILPEPNGTVPSEDLEPEVESSPELAPLPPSVCPSESPMPVAPTAQPEELLNGAPSPPAVDLSPVSEPEEQTKEVTASVAPPTVLAATPVVAPSAASPAQEEDVEEEEEEEEEGEAGEPESEKGGEEPLPPESTPLPAHQSQNLEAAAATKVAVSVPKRRRKIKELNKKETVGDLLDAFKENVQWLQVNPGVPEVENQPPVGSNSSPEPEGTSVPPRPEEADETWDSKEDKIQNAENIQPGEQKYEYKSDQWKPLNLEEKKRYDREFLLGFQFIFASMQKPEGLPHISDVVLDKANKTPLRSLDPTRLQGINCGPDFTPSFANLGRPALSSRGPPRGGPGGELPRGPQAGLGPRRSQQGPRKEPRKIIATVSMTEDIKLNKAEKAWKPSSKRTAADKDRGEEDADGSKTQDLFRRVRSILNKLTPQMFQQLMKQVTQLAIDTEERLKGVIDLIFEKAISEPNFSVAYANMCRCLMALKVPTTEKPTVTVNFRKLLLNRCQKEFEKDKDDDEVFEKKQKEMDEAATAEERGRLKEELEEARDIARRRSLGNIKFIGELFKLKMLTEAIMHDCVVKLLKNHDEESLECLCRLLTTIGKDLDFEKAKPRMDQYFNQMEKIIKEKKTSSRIRFMLQDVLDLRRSNWVPRRGDQGPKTIDQIHKEAEMEEHREHIKVQQLMAKGSDKRRGGPPGPPISRGLPLVDDGGWNTVPISKGSRPIDTSRLTKITKPGSIDSNNQLFAPGGRLSWGKGSSGGSGAKPSDAASEAARPATSTLNRFSALQQAVPTESTDNRRVVQRSSLSRERGEKAGDRGDRLERSERGGDRGDRLDRARTPATKRSFSKEVEERSRERPSQPEGLRKAASLTEDRDRGRDAVKREAALPPVSPPKAALSEEELEKKSRAIIEEYLHLNDMKEAVQCVQELASPSLLFIFVRHGIESTLERSAIAREHMGRLLHQLLCAGHLSAAQYYQGLYEILELAEDMEIDIPHVWLYLAELVTPILQDGGVPMGELFREITKPLRPLGKAASLLIEILGLLCKSMGPKKVGMLWREAGLSWKEFLPEGQDVGAFITAQKLEYTLGEESESPGQRLLSSEELSRQLEKLLKENSSNQRVFDWIESNLSEQQVASNTLVRALMTTVCYSAIIFETPLRVDVAVLKARAKLLQKYLCDEQKELQALYALQALVVTLEQPPNLLRMFFDALYDEDVVKEDAFYSWESSKDPAEQQGKGVALKSVTAFFKWLREAEEEESDHN; this is encoded by the exons atgaacaaagctcCACAGCCCACAGGCCCCCCACCTGCCCCATCCCCTGGACTCCCACAG CACTTCTACCCTAGCCGGGCCCAGCCCCCGAGCAGTGCAGCCTCCCGAGTGCAGAGTGCAGCCCCTGCCcgccctggccctgctgcccaTGTCTACCCTGCTGGATCCCAAGTAATGATGATCCCTTCCCAGATCTCCTACCCAGCCTCCCAGGGGGCCTACTACATCCCTGGACAG GGACGTTCTACATATGTTGTCCCAACACAGCAGTATCCTGTGCAGCCGGGAGCCCCAAGCTTCTATCCAGGTGCAAGCCCTACAGAGTTTGGGACCTACG CTGGGGCCTACTACCCAGCCCAGGGTGTGCAGCAGTTTCCCACTGGTGTGGCCCCCGCCCCGGTTTTGATGAGCCAGCCACCCCAGATTGCTCCCAAGAGGGAGCGGAAGACG ATCCGAATTCGAGATCCAAATCAAGGAGGGAAGGATATCACAGAGGAGATCATGTCTGGGGCTCGTACCGCCTCCACACCCACTCCTCCCCAG ACGGGAGGCGGTCTGGAGCCTCAGGCTAATGGGGAGACACCCCAGGTTGCTGTCATTGTCCGGCCAG ATGACCGGTCGCAGGGAGCAATCATTGGGGACCGGCCAGGGCTGCCTGGCCCAGAGCACAGCCCTTCAGAATCCCAGCCTTCATCACCTTCTCCGACCCCATCACCACCCCCAATCTTGGAACCGGGGTCTGAGCCTAATGTTGCAGTCCTGGGGTCTATTCCTGGGGACACTATGACAACGGGGATGATACAGATGTCTGTAGAAGAATCAACAACCCCCATGCCCTGTGAACCTGGGGAGCCATACTGCCTCTCTCCAGAACCTGCTCCCCTTGCTGAACCCATACTGGAAGTAGAAGTGACGCTTAGCAAACAAGTTTCAGAATCTGAGTTCCCTTCCAGTCCTCTCCAGGTTGCCACCCCCCTGGCATCTCACAAGGTGGAAATTCTTCCTGAGCCTAATGGCACGGTCCCATCTGAAGATTTGGAACCAGAGGTGGAGTCAAGCCCGGAGcttgcccctctccctccctcggtttGTCCTTCTGAATCCCCCATGCCTGTTGCTCCAACTGCCCAACCTGAGGAACTGCTCAATGGAGCCCCCTCACCACCAGCTGTGGACTTAAGCCCGGTCAGTGAGCCAGAGGAGCAGACCAAGGAGGTTACAGCATCAGTGGCTCCCCCTACTGTCCTAGCTGCCACTCCAGTTGTGGCTCCCTCAGCTGCTTCCCCTGctcaggaggaggatgtggaggaagaggaagaagaggaagaagaaggagaagcagGAGAACCTGAGAGTGAGAAGGGTGGAGAGGAACCACTCCCCCCGGAGAGCACCCCTCTCCCAGCTCACCAGTCCCAGAATTTGGAGGCAGCAGCAGCCACCAAAG TGGCAGTATCTGTGCCAAAGAGGAGACGGAAGATTAAGGAGCTCAATAAGAAGGAGACTGTAGGAGACCTTCTGGATGCTTTCAAGGAG AATGTCCAATGGTTACAGGTGAACCCAGGAGTACCAGAAGTGGAAAATCAGCCTCCTGTAGGCAGTAATTCCAGCCCAGAGCCTGAGGGCACCAGTGTGCCCCCACGGCCTGAGGAGGCAGATGAGACCTGGGACTCAAAGGAAGACAAGATTCAAAATGCTGAGaacattcagcccggggaacagAAGTATGAATATAAGTCAG ATCAGTGGAAGCCTCTAAACCTTGAGGAGAAAAAGCGTTACGACCGTGAGTTCCTGCTTGGCTTTCAGTTCATATTTGCCAGTATGCAGAAGCCAGAGGGATTGCCCCATATCAGTGACGTGGTGTTGGATAAG GCCAATAAGACACCATTGCGGTCACTGGATCCTACTAGACTTCAAGGCATAAATTGTGGCCCAGACTTCACTCCGTCCTTTGCCAACCTTGGCCGACCAGCCCTTAGCAGCCGTGGGCCCCCAAGGGGTGGGCCAGGTGGGGAGCTGCCCCGAGGGCCG CAGGCTGGTCTGGGACCCCGGCGCTCTCAGCAGGGGCCCCGAAAGGAACCACGCAAGATTATTGCCACAGTGTCAATGACTGAAGATATAAAGCTGAACAAAGCTGAGAAGGCCTGGAAACCCAGCAGCAAGCGGACGGCAGCCGATAAGGACCGAGGGGAAGAGGATGCTGATGGTAGCAAAACCCAG gacCTGTTCCGCAGGGTGCGCTCCATCTTGAATAAGCTGACACCCCAGATGTTCCAGCAGCTGATGAAGCAAGTGACGCAGCTGGCCATTGACACTGAGGAACGCCTCAAAGGGGTCATTGACCTTATCTTCGAGAAGGCCATTTCAGAGCCCAACTTCTCTGTGGCCTATGCCAACATGTGCCGCTGCCTCATGGCG CTGAAAGTGCCCACTACAGAAAAGCCAACAGTGACTGTGAACTTCCGGAAACTGTTGTTGAATCGATGTCAGAAGGAGTTTGAAAAGGACAAAGATGATGATGAGGTTTTTGAGAAGAAGCAAAAAGAGATGGATGAAGCTGCTACG GCAGAGGAACGGGGACGCCTGAAGGAAGAGCTAGAAGAGGCTCGAGACATTGCCCGGCGGCGTTCTTTAGGGAACATAAAGTTCATTGGGGAGTTGTTCAAACTGAAGATGTTAACGGAGGCGATAATGCACGACTGTGTGGTTAAACTACTTAAGAACCATGATGAAGAGTCCCTCGAATGCCTTTGCCGTCTGCTCACCACCATTGGCAAAGACCTGGACTTTGAAAAGGCCAAG CCCCGAATGGATCAGTATTTCAACCAGATGGAAAAAATCATTAAGGAAAAGAAGACTTCATCCCGGATCCGCTTTATGCTGCAAGATGTACTGGATCTGCGACGG AGCAATTGGGTGCCACGCCGAGGGGACCAGGGTCCCAAGACAATTGACCAGATCCACAAGGAGGCTGAGATGGAGGAGCATCGGGAGCACATAAAAGTGCAGCAGCTAATGGCCAAGGGCAGCGACAAGCGTCGGGGTGGCCCTCCAGGCCCACCCATCA GCCGTGGCCTTCCACTTGTCGATGATGGTGGCTGGAACACAGTCCCCATCAGCAAGGGCAGCCGCCCTATTGACACCTCACGACTTACCAAGATCACAAAG cCTGGCTCCATTGATTCTAACAACCAGCTTTTTGCACCTGGAGGGCGATTGAGCTGGGGCAAGGGCAGCAGTGGAGGCTCAGGAGCCAAGCCCTCTGATGCAG CATCAGAAGCTGCTCGTCCAGCTACTAGTACCTTGAATCGCTTCTCAGCCCTTCAACAAGCAGTTCCTACAGAAAGCACAGATAACAGACGTGTGGTACAGAG GAGTAGCTTAAGCCGAGAACGAGGTGAGAAAGCTGGGGACCGAGGAGACCGCCTAGAGCGGAGTGAACGGGGAGGTGACCGTGGGGACCGGCTTGATCGTGCACGGACACCTGCCACCAAGCGGAGCTTCAGCAAGGAAGTGGAGGAGCGGAGTAGAGAGCGGCCCTCCCAGCCTGAGGGACTGCGCAAGGCAGCAAGCCTTACGGAGGATCGGGACCGTGGGCGGGATGCTG TGAAGCGAGAAGCTGCCCTGCCTCCTGTAAGCCCCCCGAAGGCAGCGCTTTCTGAAGAGGAGCTGGAGAAGAAATCCAGGGCCATCATTGAAGAATACCTCCATCTCAATGACATGAAG GAGGCAGTGCAGTGCGTGCAGGAGTTGGCCTCGCCCTCGCTGCTCTTCATCTTTGTGCGGCACGGCATCGAGTCCACACTAGAGCGGAGCGCCATTGCCCGTGAGCATATGGGGCGGCTTCTGCACCAGCTGCTCTGTGCCGGGCACCTCTCTGCTGCTCAGTACTACCAAGG GCTGTATGAAATCCTGGAATTGGCTGAAGACATGGAAATTGACATCCCTCACGTGTGGCTCTACCTAGCAGAACTGGTAACGCCCATTCTGCAGGATGGTGGGGTGCCCATGGGGGAGCTGTTCAG GGAGATTACAAAACCTCTGAGACCCCTGGGCAAGGCTGCTTCCCTGTTGATAGAGATCCTGGGGCTCCTGTGCAAAAGCATG GGTCCCAAAAAGGTGGGGATGCTGTGGCgagaggctggactcagctggaaGGAATTTCTTCCTGAAGGCCAGGATGTTGGTGCATTCATCACTGCACAG AAGCTGGAGTACACTTTGGGAGAGGAGTCAGAATCCCCTGGCCAGAGGCTGCTCTCCTCCGAGGAGCTGAGCAGGCAGCTGGAGAAGCTGCTGAAGGAGAACAGCAGTAACCAGCGGGTGTTTGACTGGATAGAG TCCAACCTGAGTGAGCAGCAGGTAGCATCCAACACATTAGTTCGAGCCCTCATGACAACCGTCTGCTATTCCGCAATTATCT TTGAGACTCCTCTCCGAGTGGACGTTGCGGTGCTGAAAGCGCGAGCGAAACTGCTACAGAAATACCTGTGTGATGAGCAGAAGGAGTTGCAGGCGCTTTATGCCCTCCAGGCCCTTGTAGTGACCTTAGAACAGCCTCCCA ACCTGCTTCGGATGTTCTTTGATGCGCTGTATGACGAGGATGTGGTGAAGGAGGATGCCTTCTATAGCTGGGAGAGTAGCAAGGACCCAGCTGAGCAGCAGGGCAAGGGCGTGGCCCTTAAATCTGTCACAGCTTTCTTCAAATGGCTTcgtgaggcagaggaggaggagtctGACCACAACTGA
- the EIF4G1 gene encoding eukaryotic translation initiation factor 4 gamma 1 isoform X7 has product MMIPSQISYPASQGAYYIPGQGRSTYVVPTQQYPVQPGAPSFYPGASPTEFGTYAGAYYPAQGVQQFPTGVAPAPVLMSQPPQIAPKRERKTIRIRDPNQGGKDITEEIMSGARTASTPTPPQTGGGLEPQANGETPQVAVIVRPDDRSQGAIIGDRPGLPGPEHSPSESQPSSPSPTPSPPPILEPGSEPNVAVLGSIPGDTMTTGMIQMSVEESTTPMPCEPGEPYCLSPEPAPLAEPILEVEVTLSKQVSESEFPSSPLQVATPLASHKVEILPEPNGTVPSEDLEPEVESSPELAPLPPSVCPSESPMPVAPTAQPEELLNGAPSPPAVDLSPVSEPEEQTKEVTASVAPPTVLAATPVVAPSAASPAQEEDVEEEEEEEEEGEAGEPESEKGGEEPLPPESTPLPAHQSQNLEAAAATKVAVSVPKRRRKIKELNKKETVGDLLDAFKEVNPGVPEVENQPPVGSNSSPEPEGTSVPPRPEEADETWDSKEDKIQNAENIQPGEQKYEYKSDQWKPLNLEEKKRYDREFLLGFQFIFASMQKPEGLPHISDVVLDKANKTPLRSLDPTRLQGINCGPDFTPSFANLGRPALSSRGPPRGGPGGELPRGPAGLGPRRSQQGPRKEPRKIIATVSMTEDIKLNKAEKAWKPSSKRTAADKDRGEEDADGSKTQDLFRRVRSILNKLTPQMFQQLMKQVTQLAIDTEERLKGVIDLIFEKAISEPNFSVAYANMCRCLMALKVPTTEKPTVTVNFRKLLLNRCQKEFEKDKDDDEVFEKKQKEMDEAATAEERGRLKEELEEARDIARRRSLGNIKFIGELFKLKMLTEAIMHDCVVKLLKNHDEESLECLCRLLTTIGKDLDFEKAKPRMDQYFNQMEKIIKEKKTSSRIRFMLQDVLDLRRSNWVPRRGDQGPKTIDQIHKEAEMEEHREHIKVQQLMAKGSDKRRGGPPGPPISRGLPLVDDGGWNTVPISKGSRPIDTSRLTKITKPGSIDSNNQLFAPGGRLSWGKGSSGGSGAKPSDAASEAARPATSTLNRFSALQQAVPTESTDNRRVVQRSSLSRERGEKAGDRGDRLERSERGGDRGDRLDRARTPATKRSFSKEVEERSRERPSQPEGLRKAASLTEDRDRGRDAVKREAALPPVSPPKAALSEEELEKKSRAIIEEYLHLNDMKEAVQCVQELASPSLLFIFVRHGIESTLERSAIAREHMGRLLHQLLCAGHLSAAQYYQGLYEILELAEDMEIDIPHVWLYLAELVTPILQDGGVPMGELFREITKPLRPLGKAASLLIEILGLLCKSMGPKKVGMLWREAGLSWKEFLPEGQDVGAFITAQKLEYTLGEESESPGQRLLSSEELSRQLEKLLKENSSNQRVFDWIESNLSEQQVASNTLVRALMTTVCYSAIIFETPLRVDVAVLKARAKLLQKYLCDEQKELQALYALQALVVTLEQPPNLLRMFFDALYDEDVVKEDAFYSWESSKDPAEQQGKGVALKSVTAFFKWLREAEEEESDHN; this is encoded by the exons ATGATGATCCCTTCCCAGATCTCCTACCCAGCCTCCCAGGGGGCCTACTACATCCCTGGACAG GGACGTTCTACATATGTTGTCCCAACACAGCAGTATCCTGTGCAGCCGGGAGCCCCAAGCTTCTATCCAGGTGCAAGCCCTACAGAGTTTGGGACCTACG CTGGGGCCTACTACCCAGCCCAGGGTGTGCAGCAGTTTCCCACTGGTGTGGCCCCCGCCCCGGTTTTGATGAGCCAGCCACCCCAGATTGCTCCCAAGAGGGAGCGGAAGACG ATCCGAATTCGAGATCCAAATCAAGGAGGGAAGGATATCACAGAGGAGATCATGTCTGGGGCTCGTACCGCCTCCACACCCACTCCTCCCCAG ACGGGAGGCGGTCTGGAGCCTCAGGCTAATGGGGAGACACCCCAGGTTGCTGTCATTGTCCGGCCAG ATGACCGGTCGCAGGGAGCAATCATTGGGGACCGGCCAGGGCTGCCTGGCCCAGAGCACAGCCCTTCAGAATCCCAGCCTTCATCACCTTCTCCGACCCCATCACCACCCCCAATCTTGGAACCGGGGTCTGAGCCTAATGTTGCAGTCCTGGGGTCTATTCCTGGGGACACTATGACAACGGGGATGATACAGATGTCTGTAGAAGAATCAACAACCCCCATGCCCTGTGAACCTGGGGAGCCATACTGCCTCTCTCCAGAACCTGCTCCCCTTGCTGAACCCATACTGGAAGTAGAAGTGACGCTTAGCAAACAAGTTTCAGAATCTGAGTTCCCTTCCAGTCCTCTCCAGGTTGCCACCCCCCTGGCATCTCACAAGGTGGAAATTCTTCCTGAGCCTAATGGCACGGTCCCATCTGAAGATTTGGAACCAGAGGTGGAGTCAAGCCCGGAGcttgcccctctccctccctcggtttGTCCTTCTGAATCCCCCATGCCTGTTGCTCCAACTGCCCAACCTGAGGAACTGCTCAATGGAGCCCCCTCACCACCAGCTGTGGACTTAAGCCCGGTCAGTGAGCCAGAGGAGCAGACCAAGGAGGTTACAGCATCAGTGGCTCCCCCTACTGTCCTAGCTGCCACTCCAGTTGTGGCTCCCTCAGCTGCTTCCCCTGctcaggaggaggatgtggaggaagaggaagaagaggaagaagaaggagaagcagGAGAACCTGAGAGTGAGAAGGGTGGAGAGGAACCACTCCCCCCGGAGAGCACCCCTCTCCCAGCTCACCAGTCCCAGAATTTGGAGGCAGCAGCAGCCACCAAAG TGGCAGTATCTGTGCCAAAGAGGAGACGGAAGATTAAGGAGCTCAATAAGAAGGAGACTGTAGGAGACCTTCTGGATGCTTTCAAGGAG GTGAACCCAGGAGTACCAGAAGTGGAAAATCAGCCTCCTGTAGGCAGTAATTCCAGCCCAGAGCCTGAGGGCACCAGTGTGCCCCCACGGCCTGAGGAGGCAGATGAGACCTGGGACTCAAAGGAAGACAAGATTCAAAATGCTGAGaacattcagcccggggaacagAAGTATGAATATAAGTCAG ATCAGTGGAAGCCTCTAAACCTTGAGGAGAAAAAGCGTTACGACCGTGAGTTCCTGCTTGGCTTTCAGTTCATATTTGCCAGTATGCAGAAGCCAGAGGGATTGCCCCATATCAGTGACGTGGTGTTGGATAAG GCCAATAAGACACCATTGCGGTCACTGGATCCTACTAGACTTCAAGGCATAAATTGTGGCCCAGACTTCACTCCGTCCTTTGCCAACCTTGGCCGACCAGCCCTTAGCAGCCGTGGGCCCCCAAGGGGTGGGCCAGGTGGGGAGCTGCCCCGAGGGCCG GCTGGTCTGGGACCCCGGCGCTCTCAGCAGGGGCCCCGAAAGGAACCACGCAAGATTATTGCCACAGTGTCAATGACTGAAGATATAAAGCTGAACAAAGCTGAGAAGGCCTGGAAACCCAGCAGCAAGCGGACGGCAGCCGATAAGGACCGAGGGGAAGAGGATGCTGATGGTAGCAAAACCCAG gacCTGTTCCGCAGGGTGCGCTCCATCTTGAATAAGCTGACACCCCAGATGTTCCAGCAGCTGATGAAGCAAGTGACGCAGCTGGCCATTGACACTGAGGAACGCCTCAAAGGGGTCATTGACCTTATCTTCGAGAAGGCCATTTCAGAGCCCAACTTCTCTGTGGCCTATGCCAACATGTGCCGCTGCCTCATGGCG CTGAAAGTGCCCACTACAGAAAAGCCAACAGTGACTGTGAACTTCCGGAAACTGTTGTTGAATCGATGTCAGAAGGAGTTTGAAAAGGACAAAGATGATGATGAGGTTTTTGAGAAGAAGCAAAAAGAGATGGATGAAGCTGCTACG GCAGAGGAACGGGGACGCCTGAAGGAAGAGCTAGAAGAGGCTCGAGACATTGCCCGGCGGCGTTCTTTAGGGAACATAAAGTTCATTGGGGAGTTGTTCAAACTGAAGATGTTAACGGAGGCGATAATGCACGACTGTGTGGTTAAACTACTTAAGAACCATGATGAAGAGTCCCTCGAATGCCTTTGCCGTCTGCTCACCACCATTGGCAAAGACCTGGACTTTGAAAAGGCCAAG CCCCGAATGGATCAGTATTTCAACCAGATGGAAAAAATCATTAAGGAAAAGAAGACTTCATCCCGGATCCGCTTTATGCTGCAAGATGTACTGGATCTGCGACGG AGCAATTGGGTGCCACGCCGAGGGGACCAGGGTCCCAAGACAATTGACCAGATCCACAAGGAGGCTGAGATGGAGGAGCATCGGGAGCACATAAAAGTGCAGCAGCTAATGGCCAAGGGCAGCGACAAGCGTCGGGGTGGCCCTCCAGGCCCACCCATCA GCCGTGGCCTTCCACTTGTCGATGATGGTGGCTGGAACACAGTCCCCATCAGCAAGGGCAGCCGCCCTATTGACACCTCACGACTTACCAAGATCACAAAG cCTGGCTCCATTGATTCTAACAACCAGCTTTTTGCACCTGGAGGGCGATTGAGCTGGGGCAAGGGCAGCAGTGGAGGCTCAGGAGCCAAGCCCTCTGATGCAG CATCAGAAGCTGCTCGTCCAGCTACTAGTACCTTGAATCGCTTCTCAGCCCTTCAACAAGCAGTTCCTACAGAAAGCACAGATAACAGACGTGTGGTACAGAG GAGTAGCTTAAGCCGAGAACGAGGTGAGAAAGCTGGGGACCGAGGAGACCGCCTAGAGCGGAGTGAACGGGGAGGTGACCGTGGGGACCGGCTTGATCGTGCACGGACACCTGCCACCAAGCGGAGCTTCAGCAAGGAAGTGGAGGAGCGGAGTAGAGAGCGGCCCTCCCAGCCTGAGGGACTGCGCAAGGCAGCAAGCCTTACGGAGGATCGGGACCGTGGGCGGGATGCTG TGAAGCGAGAAGCTGCCCTGCCTCCTGTAAGCCCCCCGAAGGCAGCGCTTTCTGAAGAGGAGCTGGAGAAGAAATCCAGGGCCATCATTGAAGAATACCTCCATCTCAATGACATGAAG GAGGCAGTGCAGTGCGTGCAGGAGTTGGCCTCGCCCTCGCTGCTCTTCATCTTTGTGCGGCACGGCATCGAGTCCACACTAGAGCGGAGCGCCATTGCCCGTGAGCATATGGGGCGGCTTCTGCACCAGCTGCTCTGTGCCGGGCACCTCTCTGCTGCTCAGTACTACCAAGG GCTGTATGAAATCCTGGAATTGGCTGAAGACATGGAAATTGACATCCCTCACGTGTGGCTCTACCTAGCAGAACTGGTAACGCCCATTCTGCAGGATGGTGGGGTGCCCATGGGGGAGCTGTTCAG GGAGATTACAAAACCTCTGAGACCCCTGGGCAAGGCTGCTTCCCTGTTGATAGAGATCCTGGGGCTCCTGTGCAAAAGCATG GGTCCCAAAAAGGTGGGGATGCTGTGGCgagaggctggactcagctggaaGGAATTTCTTCCTGAAGGCCAGGATGTTGGTGCATTCATCACTGCACAG AAGCTGGAGTACACTTTGGGAGAGGAGTCAGAATCCCCTGGCCAGAGGCTGCTCTCCTCCGAGGAGCTGAGCAGGCAGCTGGAGAAGCTGCTGAAGGAGAACAGCAGTAACCAGCGGGTGTTTGACTGGATAGAG TCCAACCTGAGTGAGCAGCAGGTAGCATCCAACACATTAGTTCGAGCCCTCATGACAACCGTCTGCTATTCCGCAATTATCT TTGAGACTCCTCTCCGAGTGGACGTTGCGGTGCTGAAAGCGCGAGCGAAACTGCTACAGAAATACCTGTGTGATGAGCAGAAGGAGTTGCAGGCGCTTTATGCCCTCCAGGCCCTTGTAGTGACCTTAGAACAGCCTCCCA ACCTGCTTCGGATGTTCTTTGATGCGCTGTATGACGAGGATGTGGTGAAGGAGGATGCCTTCTATAGCTGGGAGAGTAGCAAGGACCCAGCTGAGCAGCAGGGCAAGGGCGTGGCCCTTAAATCTGTCACAGCTTTCTTCAAATGGCTTcgtgaggcagaggaggaggagtctGACCACAACTGA